In Planctomycetaceae bacterium, the following are encoded in one genomic region:
- a CDS encoding TrkA family potassium uptake protein, producing MITSTVQRIAVIGLGRFGMALARRLSMHGAEVIAIDNDEPLVNEISDEVAIAVRLDSTDEAALRSQEVERVDCCVVSIGENFEAALLTTVICKKNLQVPRVICRAQTKFHAEIFRQIGADEVVQPEQDAGDMLGRRLAHPRIDDYIQLADGFTILELKAPSKFVGRTVREIDLRSKFSVNLIAVRREILSQSPDAADSSRGTRMISVPGPNDRIEAADVLLLAGSEESLSRLPQE from the coding sequence ATGATCACTTCCACAGTTCAGCGGATCGCCGTCATCGGACTTGGCCGGTTTGGCATGGCGCTCGCGCGCCGGCTTTCCATGCACGGTGCGGAGGTCATTGCGATCGACAACGATGAGCCGCTGGTCAACGAAATCAGCGACGAAGTGGCGATCGCCGTCCGGCTGGATTCCACCGACGAAGCGGCCCTGCGCAGCCAGGAAGTCGAACGCGTCGACTGTTGTGTTGTGTCCATTGGCGAAAACTTCGAAGCCGCGCTGCTGACCACTGTGATCTGCAAAAAGAATCTGCAGGTGCCGCGAGTCATCTGCCGGGCTCAGACAAAATTCCATGCGGAGATCTTTCGCCAGATCGGTGCCGACGAAGTTGTCCAGCCGGAACAGGATGCCGGCGACATGCTGGGACGCCGCCTGGCTCACCCGCGCATCGACGACTACATCCAGCTTGCCGACGGATTTACGATTCTGGAACTGAAGGCTCCGTCGAAATTCGTGGGCCGGACCGTTCGGGAAATTGATCTTCGCTCAAAGTTCTCTGTCAACCTGATCGCTGTCCGCCGCGAAATTCTTTCTCAGTCGCCTGACGCAGCGGATTCTTCCCGCGGCACTCGCATGATCAGCGTCCCCGGACCCAATGACAGAATTGAAGCCGCCGACGTGCTGCTGCTGGCTGGCTCGGAAGAGTCACTGTCGCGGCTGCCGCAGGAATAG
- the hemW gene encoding radical SAM family heme chaperone HemW, whose protein sequence is MPKVPRIDAVKACAAPVDSPQPPTAVYVHVPFCLHRCGYCDFTLVASRDELIPAFLTAIANELATATRAWSVESIFIGGGTPTHLNPEQLDQLLGQVRTHFPLNAGGEFSIEANPDGLDDERLDVLVRHGINRLSLGVQSFDNEVLKILERRHTAEEAVECIQRSAEFIDNVSVDLIFGVPSQTVSSWSATLRQATLLPVRHISTYGLTFETGTDFTRRRRQGRLVALPDEIEREMYAAGIRQLAAAGFEHYEISNFAAPGFRCRHNQVYWDAREYFAFGPGAARYVNGVRSTNRRNVAAWIESWNRSELCLQHFEELTDEQRAREAIMLGLRLVDGFDLDSFEQRFGRTVEDLAGDALRRNLDTGQLAITDNRLHLTDEGRFLADSVVVDFL, encoded by the coding sequence ATGCCGAAAGTGCCGCGAATCGACGCAGTGAAAGCCTGCGCTGCACCTGTCGATTCTCCGCAACCGCCGACAGCCGTTTATGTGCATGTGCCGTTCTGCCTGCATCGATGCGGCTACTGCGACTTCACACTGGTTGCCAGCCGCGATGAACTGATTCCGGCGTTCCTGACGGCGATCGCCAACGAATTGGCCACCGCGACGCGCGCCTGGTCGGTTGAGTCAATCTTTATCGGCGGCGGGACCCCCACTCACCTGAATCCGGAACAGCTTGATCAGTTGCTGGGGCAGGTTCGCACTCACTTCCCGCTGAACGCCGGTGGTGAGTTTTCGATTGAGGCCAATCCGGACGGCCTGGACGACGAACGGCTGGACGTGCTGGTCCGTCACGGGATCAATCGGCTGAGCCTGGGAGTTCAGAGTTTCGACAATGAGGTGCTGAAGATTCTGGAACGCAGACACACGGCCGAAGAAGCCGTGGAGTGCATTCAGCGCAGTGCCGAGTTCATCGACAACGTATCGGTCGATCTGATTTTCGGAGTTCCCAGCCAGACCGTTTCTTCGTGGTCCGCAACGCTGCGGCAGGCAACATTGCTTCCCGTGCGACATATTTCGACGTACGGCCTGACATTCGAAACGGGCACCGATTTTACTCGCCGTCGCCGACAGGGCCGCCTGGTGGCGCTGCCCGATGAAATCGAACGCGAAATGTACGCCGCCGGGATTCGGCAACTGGCTGCCGCGGGGTTCGAGCACTATGAGATCTCAAATTTCGCCGCACCGGGATTTCGCTGTCGTCACAATCAGGTCTACTGGGACGCACGGGAGTACTTTGCGTTCGGTCCGGGAGCGGCTCGGTATGTCAACGGCGTCCGCAGCACGAATCGCCGCAACGTCGCGGCCTGGATTGAAAGCTGGAATCGCAGCGAACTCTGTCTGCAGCACTTCGAGGAACTCACCGACGAACAACGTGCCCGGGAAGCCATCATGCTGGGGCTTCGACTGGTCGACGGCTTCGATCTGGATTCCTTCGAACAACGCTTCGGCCGCACGGTGGAAGACCTGGCGGGAGATGCGCTTCGCCGCAATCTGGACACCGGACAACTGGCGATCACCGACAACCGACTGCACCTGACGGACGAAGGACGGTTTCTGGCCGACAGCGTCGTTGTGGACTTCCTGTGA
- the pyrF gene encoding orotidine-5'-phosphate decarboxylase: MTSYSSRLAARIRETKTAALVGLDPRWDQLPDEITKPLGGLTATLAQRADGFGQFCREIIDIVAPLVPAVKPQVAFFEQLGPPGMAALHDVMSHARSKNLIVIADAKRGDIGSTATAYADAWLAGSDAGAAAFPADALTVSPYLGPDTLQPFIECAVDRSAGLYVLVRTSNPQSAAFQDRVTQDQKLFEAVADVVQALNESYRGDDSYGPVGAVVGATWPEELSALRLRMPNTLLLVPGYGSQGGSASDVAAAFDADGQGALINSSRAINFAFRSPRYSDRFPASEWREAVLAATNDMIADLAAVRSE, encoded by the coding sequence ATGACAAGTTACTCATCGCGCCTGGCCGCCAGAATCCGTGAAACCAAAACGGCCGCCCTGGTGGGCCTGGATCCTCGCTGGGATCAGTTGCCGGATGAAATCACCAAGCCACTGGGAGGGCTGACCGCGACGCTGGCTCAGCGTGCCGACGGGTTCGGTCAGTTTTGCCGCGAAATCATCGACATTGTGGCTCCACTGGTGCCGGCCGTGAAGCCGCAGGTCGCGTTCTTCGAACAGCTCGGCCCGCCGGGGATGGCGGCATTGCATGACGTGATGAGCCACGCTCGTTCGAAGAATCTGATTGTGATCGCCGACGCCAAGCGGGGCGACATCGGTTCCACGGCGACCGCCTACGCCGACGCCTGGCTGGCCGGCAGTGATGCTGGCGCCGCCGCGTTTCCCGCTGACGCGCTGACCGTCAGTCCTTATCTGGGACCGGACACGCTGCAGCCGTTTATTGAATGTGCCGTCGACCGTTCCGCCGGACTGTATGTGCTGGTTCGCACCAGCAACCCGCAATCCGCCGCGTTTCAGGATCGTGTGACGCAGGATCAAAAGCTTTTCGAAGCTGTCGCCGACGTCGTCCAGGCGCTGAACGAGTCCTACCGCGGAGACGACAGCTACGGTCCGGTGGGAGCCGTTGTGGGAGCGACCTGGCCGGAGGAATTGTCAGCACTGCGACTTCGAATGCCGAACACGCTGCTGCTTGTTCCCGGTTACGGAAGTCAGGGCGGTTCAGCGTCTGATGTCGCCGCTGCGTTTGATGCCGATGGCCAGGGAGCACTCATCAACAGTTCCAGAGCGATCAATTTTGCATTTCGAAGTCCGCGATATTCGGATCGGTTTCCGGCGTCGGAATGGCGTGAAGCGGTTCTGGCGGCGACTAACGATATGATCGCTGATCTGGCGGCCGTCCGTTCGGAATGA
- a CDS encoding DUF1549 domain-containing protein, with product MNSSEQELLHLTNLMLEDQLSAAQGRRLAELLKASPVNMRLYVDLVELHGQLMWDAGLAPVFEPHRPKSSTGRKKAPAPEVQQRRRWSGRAISASAAGAVLVLIGLAFAFTQFPDQPPQFVQPEPGGGDNRPDVPDQSDAPLVADSRLDSSGSDNSGDVAAIKPLPLNNLPDRPDGNGDVRTADASAASTDRPSPFQGEFSDEDVVAFIDAQLQKSWDDNGLQPSRRADDTEWLRRAYLSFVGRIPTLGETDRFTAGTGPADRGRLVHDLAESAARAENLAEIWANLLVGRSPRTEVNRDALQDFLKDEFVHNSPWIDTVGKLISAEGRNDRNGATNFLLAHLNNDATPATAVTARLFLGEQLQCVQCHDHPFDKGISQKSYWALNAFFKHTHRVTRTETVPGTTDGSDPQTRQVVELLDDREGGMTHYETLRGEVRAVLPEFDSVALTADQKVNRRQELVRLLAADSEARVGRAMVNRMWAHFFSYGFTRPIDDIGPHVPVSHPELLDGLTSAFVESGYDVRRLMTWIAMCRAWQLSSEGIAGNVPDDPDSGETPMFSRVYVRRMTPEQVYRSIRVAIRAAADASPRSITTESESDAEHRRYWVAQFVRDYETDENDESAEFDGTVAQALVMMNGEEIEKAIREASLLIVSGDSGTNRRTREASPMEALNRVSLALLTRPPTNDEQRAFRAHLRDMSGSVPAGEALPLAVEDMLWAYLNSSEFMLVH from the coding sequence GTGAACAGCTCCGAACAGGAACTACTGCACCTGACAAATCTGATGCTGGAAGATCAGCTCTCCGCGGCGCAGGGACGCCGGCTTGCGGAACTGTTGAAGGCCAGCCCGGTAAACATGCGCCTCTACGTGGACCTTGTCGAACTGCATGGTCAGTTGATGTGGGATGCGGGACTGGCACCCGTGTTTGAACCGCACAGGCCGAAATCGTCCACCGGACGAAAAAAGGCACCAGCGCCGGAAGTTCAGCAGCGACGCAGGTGGTCCGGGCGAGCGATCTCCGCCAGTGCCGCCGGAGCAGTTCTGGTTCTGATCGGACTCGCTTTTGCTTTCACGCAGTTTCCCGATCAGCCTCCGCAGTTCGTTCAGCCGGAACCTGGCGGCGGCGACAATCGACCGGACGTGCCGGACCAGTCCGACGCACCACTCGTGGCGGACTCCAGGCTCGACAGCAGCGGCAGCGACAACAGCGGCGACGTGGCAGCGATCAAGCCACTGCCGCTCAACAACCTGCCGGATCGTCCAGACGGCAACGGTGACGTCAGGACCGCGGATGCATCGGCTGCGTCCACGGATCGCCCGTCGCCGTTTCAGGGTGAATTCTCGGACGAAGACGTTGTGGCATTCATTGACGCCCAGTTACAGAAAAGCTGGGACGACAACGGGCTGCAGCCTTCGCGCCGGGCCGACGACACGGAGTGGCTTCGTCGAGCCTACCTTTCTTTCGTCGGCCGCATTCCCACACTGGGCGAAACCGACAGATTCACGGCCGGTACGGGTCCCGCGGATCGAGGCCGTCTGGTCCACGACCTCGCGGAAAGCGCCGCCCGGGCGGAGAACCTGGCAGAAATCTGGGCGAACCTGCTGGTTGGCAGATCACCGCGAACGGAAGTCAATCGCGACGCGCTGCAGGATTTCCTGAAGGACGAGTTCGTCCATAACAGCCCGTGGATCGATACGGTCGGAAAGTTGATTTCTGCCGAAGGCCGCAACGACCGCAACGGCGCCACCAATTTCCTACTGGCGCATCTGAACAACGACGCGACACCCGCCACGGCGGTCACAGCCCGATTGTTTCTGGGTGAGCAACTGCAGTGCGTGCAGTGCCACGACCATCCCTTCGACAAGGGAATTTCGCAGAAGAGCTACTGGGCGCTGAATGCCTTCTTCAAGCACACTCATCGCGTCACACGAACGGAGACAGTCCCCGGCACCACAGACGGCAGCGACCCGCAGACTCGCCAGGTTGTCGAACTGCTGGACGACCGCGAAGGCGGCATGACGCACTATGAAACGCTGCGAGGCGAAGTACGGGCCGTGTTGCCGGAATTTGACAGTGTCGCGCTGACCGCCGATCAAAAGGTCAACCGTCGGCAGGAACTGGTGCGACTGCTGGCTGCCGATTCCGAAGCCCGCGTTGGTCGAGCGATGGTGAATCGCATGTGGGCTCACTTCTTCAGCTACGGATTCACTCGACCGATTGATGACATTGGTCCGCACGTGCCGGTCAGCCATCCGGAACTTCTGGACGGGCTGACGTCCGCCTTTGTGGAATCCGGCTATGACGTGCGGCGGTTGATGACCTGGATCGCCATGTGCCGCGCATGGCAGCTTTCCAGCGAAGGAATCGCCGGCAACGTGCCTGACGATCCGGATAGCGGCGAGACTCCGATGTTCAGCCGGGTTTATGTGCGGCGGATGACTCCCGAACAGGTGTACCGATCGATTCGCGTCGCGATTCGCGCGGCCGCCGACGCATCGCCGCGGTCCATCACCACGGAATCCGAAAGCGACGCGGAACATCGCCGGTATTGGGTCGCTCAATTCGTCCGTGACTACGAAACCGACGAAAACGACGAATCGGCCGAGTTCGACGGCACTGTGGCTCAGGCTCTGGTGATGATGAACGGCGAAGAGATTGAAAAGGCGATTCGGGAAGCATCTCTGCTGATCGTTTCCGGCGACAGCGGTACAAACCGCCGAACGCGCGAGGCGTCGCCGATGGAAGCACTGAATCGTGTGTCGCTGGCACTGCTGACACGACCGCCGACGAACGATGAACAGCGAGCGTTTCGAGCACACCTGCGCGACATGTCAGGTTCGGTGCCGGCCGGCGAAGCTCTGCCTCTGGCTGTCGAAGACATGCTGTGGGCGTATCTGAACAGCAGTGAGTTCATGCTGGTTCATTAG
- the trpD gene encoding anthranilate phosphoribosyltransferase has translation MHPILTPALEQLTQKQHLSSETVRECIGAIMDGGCSDVTVSAWLTAMACKGPSAVELVGAAQAMRDRVARIATRRRPLLDTCGTGGDRLHTFNISTATALVAASCGVNVAKHGNRSVSSSSGSADVLEALGVNIQLSAEQAARCLDEIGIAFCFAPLLHGAMKNAAPIRRTLGIPTIFNLLGPLTNPAGAQHQLLGASTNERARLLAGALSVLGCRKAFVVCGNDQLDEVCLWGPTTVFEVRSGAVDRFAWHPEDFGLPSCDVLSLRVKSVEQSAATIRSVLRGEDSPAANIVIANTAAALLAAEKADTLQDAVRAAATVLSDGIAESKLNDLVEWTQSVTTSAV, from the coding sequence ATGCATCCGATTCTGACTCCCGCACTGGAGCAACTGACACAAAAGCAGCATTTGTCGTCGGAGACAGTCCGCGAATGCATTGGAGCCATCATGGACGGCGGCTGCAGCGATGTCACGGTGTCCGCCTGGCTGACGGCCATGGCGTGCAAGGGGCCGTCGGCGGTGGAACTGGTGGGTGCCGCTCAGGCGATGCGCGACCGCGTCGCCCGGATCGCGACTCGGCGACGTCCGCTGCTGGATACCTGCGGCACCGGCGGCGACCGGCTGCATACGTTCAACATCAGCACCGCGACGGCGCTGGTCGCCGCGTCGTGCGGTGTCAACGTGGCCAAGCACGGAAATCGAAGCGTCAGCAGCAGCAGCGGTTCCGCCGATGTTCTGGAAGCGCTGGGAGTCAACATTCAGCTTTCCGCCGAGCAGGCGGCGCGGTGTCTGGACGAGATCGGCATCGCCTTCTGCTTCGCTCCGCTGCTGCACGGAGCCATGAAGAACGCCGCACCGATCCGCCGAACTCTGGGAATTCCCACAATCTTTAACCTGCTGGGACCGCTGACCAATCCCGCGGGAGCTCAGCATCAGTTGCTGGGAGCCAGCACCAACGAACGCGCGCGGCTGCTGGCCGGCGCGCTCAGCGTGCTTGGCTGCCGGAAGGCGTTTGTTGTCTGCGGCAACGATCAACTGGACGAAGTCTGCCTGTGGGGCCCGACAACCGTCTTTGAAGTGCGCTCCGGTGCCGTGGATCGGTTTGCATGGCATCCGGAAGATTTCGGACTGCCGAGCTGCGACGTATTGTCCCTGCGAGTGAAGTCCGTGGAGCAAAGCGCGGCGACAATTCGATCGGTTCTTCGCGGTGAAGATTCACCGGCCGCGAACATCGTGATCGCCAACACCGCCGCCGCGCTGCTGGCCGCGGAGAAAGCCGATACGCTGCAGGACGCGGTCAGAGCAGCCGCAACGGTGCTCAGCGACGGCATCGCCGAATCGAAACTCAACGACCTGGTGGAATGGACGCAGTCCGTCACGACATCCGCCGTGTAG